Proteins co-encoded in one Rhizobium sp. NZLR1 genomic window:
- a CDS encoding aldolase: protein MNRLFDGGRCLDVAIDHGVCNEPSFLDGLEDIQAVVNALVAAGPDAIQMNYGQADLLQDVPGKAKPALVMRIDMGNPYNRVRHREMWAVLQNESEPLIGAIEMDAACVVVNLFMLPDEPDLFRQCVANISRVRADCDKYGMPLMIEPLVMQPVTAKGGYMVDGDADKIVTLTRLAREMGADIVKADPTTHAEDFHRVVEAARCPVLVRGGGKEDLRAVFDKSAALMRQGAVGMVYGRNIYQHANPSAVVRGLMAIVHEDASGEQAFALYQQG, encoded by the coding sequence ATGAACCGGCTGTTCGACGGCGGCCGCTGCCTCGACGTGGCGATCGATCACGGCGTTTGCAATGAGCCATCCTTCCTCGACGGGCTGGAGGATATTCAGGCCGTCGTCAACGCCTTGGTCGCTGCCGGGCCGGATGCGATCCAGATGAATTACGGCCAGGCGGACCTGCTGCAGGACGTGCCCGGCAAGGCCAAGCCGGCGCTGGTCATGCGCATCGACATGGGCAATCCTTATAACCGCGTTCGCCATCGCGAGATGTGGGCGGTGCTGCAGAACGAGTCCGAGCCGTTGATCGGCGCGATCGAGATGGACGCGGCCTGCGTCGTCGTTAACCTGTTCATGCTGCCGGACGAGCCGGACCTGTTCCGCCAGTGCGTTGCGAATATTTCCCGCGTGCGGGCCGATTGCGACAAATATGGCATGCCGCTGATGATCGAGCCGCTGGTGATGCAGCCGGTCACCGCAAAGGGTGGTTACATGGTCGATGGCGATGCCGACAAGATCGTTACGTTGACCCGGCTCGCCCGTGAGATGGGCGCCGACATCGTCAAGGCGGATCCGACCACCCATGCCGAGGATTTCCACAGGGTGGTGGAAGCGGCCCGGTGCCCGGTTCTCGTCCGCGGCGGCGGCAAGGAAGATCTTCGCGCCGTCTTCGACAAATCGGCGGCCTTGATGCGACAGGGCGCTGTGGGCATGGTCTATGGCCGCAACATCTATCAGCACGCCAATCCGAGTGCCGTGGTGCGCGGGCTGATGGCGATCGTGCACGAAGATGCGAGCGGCGAACAGGCCTTTGCGCTCTATCAGCAGGGCTGA
- a CDS encoding FGGY-family carbohydrate kinase: protein MGDYLLGLDAGNTVIKAVIFDRHGNEVAAASEEGHSRMPSPGHVERGLDELWMNARQVIRACIEKAKIRPEEIAAIGCAGHGNGLYALDRDGAPLLAIQSLDTRAAGLVDEWREAGVGERTYPIARQRPWPSQTPTLLAWLKRYRPELFSRIGTVFFSKDFIVNRLTGRRVSEVSDMSGAGLLDLAARRYDKALMEAYGLGDCMDLLPPLIESADIAGTVTEEVATQTGLAAGTPVVGGLFDVVASALGSGVSCTGSASIIAGTWSINQVIIDGPDLDGPVFMSSTFDRTRYMAMENSATSAANLEWLVREFFEGEHAEGVSPFDACCALAAVIKPAADDPLYHPYLYGAQQDGHARAGFYGLAGWHTKGHLVRALLEGVAFGHRQHIEAIRKAGADFNEAVLSGGGSRSLIWPQIFADVLGVPVTVARSRETGALGAAIAAGIGVGIFADFGTGAAAMVQTERHYRPDVSLEGHYARRYALYLEIAEAMAPLWRRLTAVAPAAAGVAA from the coding sequence ATGGGAGATTATCTTTTGGGGCTCGACGCCGGAAATACCGTCATTAAGGCGGTGATTTTCGACCGGCACGGCAACGAGGTCGCGGCTGCCTCCGAGGAGGGGCACAGCCGCATGCCGAGCCCCGGGCATGTCGAGCGGGGGCTGGACGAACTCTGGATGAATGCACGGCAGGTCATCCGCGCCTGCATCGAAAAGGCAAAGATCCGGCCGGAGGAAATCGCCGCGATCGGCTGCGCCGGGCATGGCAACGGTCTCTATGCGCTTGACCGCGACGGCGCTCCGCTGCTCGCCATCCAGTCACTCGACACGCGGGCGGCCGGGCTGGTCGACGAATGGCGGGAGGCCGGCGTCGGAGAGCGGACCTATCCGATTGCCCGCCAGCGTCCTTGGCCGTCCCAGACGCCGACATTGCTTGCCTGGCTTAAGCGTTACCGGCCGGAGCTTTTCAGCCGCATCGGCACGGTGTTCTTCTCCAAGGATTTTATCGTCAACCGCCTGACCGGTCGCCGCGTCAGCGAGGTTTCCGACATGTCAGGGGCCGGTTTGCTCGATCTTGCCGCGCGCCGCTACGACAAGGCGCTGATGGAGGCTTATGGACTGGGCGATTGCATGGATCTCCTGCCGCCGCTCATCGAAAGCGCCGACATTGCCGGCACGGTCACGGAAGAGGTGGCGACGCAGACCGGGCTGGCTGCCGGCACGCCGGTGGTCGGCGGGCTGTTCGACGTAGTCGCCTCGGCGCTCGGCTCGGGCGTTTCGTGCACCGGCAGTGCCTCGATCATTGCCGGCACCTGGAGCATCAACCAGGTTATCATCGACGGTCCCGACCTCGACGGGCCGGTGTTCATGTCCTCGACCTTCGATCGCACGCGTTACATGGCGATGGAGAACAGCGCCACCTCGGCTGCCAATCTCGAATGGCTGGTGCGGGAGTTCTTCGAAGGCGAGCATGCGGAAGGCGTTTCCCCTTTCGATGCCTGCTGCGCGCTGGCTGCGGTGATCAAGCCCGCCGCAGACGACCCGCTCTATCATCCCTATCTCTACGGCGCCCAGCAGGACGGCCACGCACGCGCCGGCTTCTACGGTCTTGCCGGTTGGCACACCAAGGGGCATCTGGTTCGCGCGCTTCTCGAAGGTGTCGCCTTCGGCCATCGCCAGCATATCGAGGCGATCCGAAAGGCCGGCGCTGATTTCAACGAAGCCGTGCTGTCCGGCGGCGGCTCGCGCAGCCTGATCTGGCCGCAGATCTTTGCCGATGTGCTCGGCGTTCCCGTCACCGTCGCCCGCTCGCGCGAAACCGGTGCGCTGGGGGCGGCGATTGCGGCTGGAATCGGCGTCGGCATCTTCGCGGACTTCGGCACTGGTGCAGCGGCGATGGTGCAGACCGAGCGGCATTACCGGCCGGATGTCTCGCTTGAGGGGCATTATGCGCGACGTTACGCTCTCTATCTTGAAATCGCCGAGGCGATGGCGCCGCTCTGGCGGCGTCTGACGGCAGTCGCGCCGGCGGCAGCGGGAGTGGCGGCGTGA